One Methanobacteriaceae archaeon genomic region harbors:
- a CDS encoding Rieske 2Fe-2S domain-containing protein yields MEKLCELKDISEGTMKGFSVQEKQILIANVDGNFHAVDAICTHRGGYLPDGKLSKNLVICPVHGTQYDVTTGKVFKNVSTLMKFLTGEASDLNRYDVIIEEDSIFIEL; encoded by the coding sequence ATGGAAAAGTTATGTGAATTAAAGGATATTTCAGAAGGCACTATGAAAGGGTTTTCAGTTCAGGAAAAACAGATTTTAATAGCTAATGTTGATGGAAATTTCCATGCTGTTGATGCTATTTGTACTCATAGGGGAGGATATTTACCTGATGGAAAATTAAGCAAGAACTTAGTCATTTGCCCAGTGCACGGAACTCAGTACGATGTTACTACTGGTAAAGTCTTTAAAAATGTATCTACCTTAATGAAATTTTTAACAGGCGAGGCATCAGATTTGAATAGATATGATGTTATTATTGAAGAGGATTCTATTTTTATTGAATTATAA
- a CDS encoding ATP cone domain-containing protein: MEHVIKRKGETEPYEPTKIKNALQKAAIDAGYTPEEKVDIIEEVYYNIKEQIDGKTELKTDTIKMCILTELDKCEPYIAKSWRIFDNKFKKR, from the coding sequence ATGGAACATGTAATAAAAAGAAAAGGAGAAACTGAACCATATGAACCTACAAAAATAAAAAATGCTCTTCAAAAGGCGGCCATTGATGCGGGATATACTCCTGAAGAAAAAGTAGACATAATTGAGGAAGTATACTATAATATTAAAGAACAAATTGATGGAAAAACAGAATTAAAAACAGACACTATTAAAATGTGTATATTAACTGAATTGGATAAATGTGAGCCGTATATTGCTAAATCATGGCGAATATTTGATAATAAATTTAAAAAAAGATGA
- a CDS encoding ABC transporter ATP-binding protein, whose amino-acid sequence MNNQNNTDSNIGKNEKTHSNPENQNNEDSNIRENQKTHSNPENIIEIQNLKKSYDDGKIKALNGIDLEIKKGEFVSIIGPSGSGKSTLLNMIGALDVADEGSINVAGIDLTKNKDLSRFRSEEIGFVFQLHNLIPNLTAKENVEIPMLETAFSSKAMEERAISLLKSVDLPDKLDQKPTKLSGGQRQRVAIARALVNHPSIILADEPTGSLDSKTGDIILDLIKDLHQKENVTLVLVTHEPYVANMADRIITVRDGKIKEEKANLK is encoded by the coding sequence ATGAATAATCAAAACAATACGGATTCTAATATTGGAAAAAATGAAAAAACACATTCTAATCCAGAAAATCAAAACAATGAAGATTCTAATATTAGAGAAAATCAAAAAACACATTCTAATCCAGAAAATATTATAGAAATACAAAACCTTAAAAAAAGCTATGATGATGGTAAAATAAAGGCCCTGAATGGAATAGATTTGGAAATAAAAAAAGGAGAGTTTGTTTCCATAATAGGACCGTCTGGTTCTGGAAAATCTACCCTTTTAAATATGATTGGAGCTTTGGATGTTGCGGATGAAGGTTCTATTAATGTGGCCGGTATTGATTTAACTAAAAACAAAGATTTAAGCAGATTTAGATCTGAAGAAATTGGATTTGTATTCCAGCTACACAACTTGATTCCCAATTTAACAGCCAAAGAAAATGTGGAAATACCCATGCTAGAAACTGCATTTTCTAGTAAAGCCATGGAAGAAAGAGCTATAAGTCTTTTAAAATCTGTGGACTTGCCGGATAAGCTCGATCAAAAGCCCACCAAACTTTCAGGTGGACAAAGACAGAGAGTGGCCATTGCCCGCGCACTGGTTAATCACCCATCTATTATATTGGCCGATGAACCTACCGGTTCTCTGGATTCGAAAACAGGAGACATAATACTGGATCTTATAAAAGACCTTCATCAAAAGGAAAATGTGACTCTGGTACTGGTAACCCACGAACCATATGTGGCCAATATGGCAGATAGAATTATTACTGTGCGTGATGGAAAAATAAAGGAAGAAAAAGCGAATTTGAAATAA
- the rnc gene encoding ribonuclease III — protein sequence MQILKKYSIQPNNTHLYELAFLHESYSNENGLNECYDRLEFLGDAVLDLVVSEFLYNMDSTLNEGDLTRKRANYVCKKALYTYSMELGLDKYIKRGVGEQLSQREINSIISDVFESFIGALYLDQGLDIVKEFLSKTVIPHIENKDIFFYDYKSELKQLCDKKDFKLSYELIKEEGRPHDKTFTMDAIINGKSYGLSSGGSKKEAEQNAAKIALDKL from the coding sequence ATGCAGATACTAAAAAAATATTCCATCCAACCAAATAATACTCATCTCTATGAGTTGGCCTTTCTCCATGAGTCATATTCTAATGAAAATGGCCTTAATGAATGTTATGACAGATTAGAATTTTTAGGGGATGCCGTTCTGGATTTAGTGGTATCAGAATTTTTATATAATATGGATTCTACTTTAAATGAAGGTGATTTAACCCGTAAACGTGCTAATTATGTCTGTAAAAAAGCACTTTACACTTATTCCATGGAATTAGGGCTGGATAAGTACATAAAACGGGGTGTGGGGGAACAATTAAGTCAAAGAGAAATTAATTCCATTATCAGTGATGTATTTGAATCATTTATTGGAGCATTGTATCTGGATCAGGGCCTGGATATTGTTAAAGAATTTCTCTCTAAAACCGTCATTCCACATATAGAAAACAAGGACATATTTTTTTATGATTATAAGTCCGAATTAAAGCAATTATGTGATAAAAAAGATTTTAAACTGAGTTATGAACTAATTAAAGAAGAAGGTCGTCCCCACGATAAAACATTCACTATGGACGCCATAATTAATGGTAAAAGCTACGGATTAAGTAGTGGTGGGAGTAAAAAAGAAGCAGAACAAAATGCTGCTAAGATTGCTTTAGATAAACTTTAA
- a CDS encoding glutamine synthetase family protein, producing MNEIKSKLLNSKTQFIRVLWCDNANIIRAKALHINTLKNMNSDSELSVGISRAQQGVPVIYDGVVDGSGLDPVGEITLKGDLSTLTNIPYAPGHSRVIGDMVKNGEVWDNCPRGFLKRMISDAQEEGLKIKSAFENEFYLLKTGENYKDYEPSDFTPFASTYSMDQRLDVIGEIVKSLIAQNINVEQYYPESGPGQHEITIGYDNVLQSADNQIVFRETIKAISLKYGLLASFLPNIFPNAASSGCHIHFSLWKDQNNILHDSEDKYGLSKVSQQFIAGILHHLPALMAITTPIPRSYLRIRPKMWAGAFRVWGFNNREAAIRVIREDNGNILHFELKTVDASSNPYLALGVVIAAGMDGIRKDMELTKPVQIDPSILSSDERNELGIEPLPDNMGETLDNLGKNDVLLNAMGKELSKSYLAVKNVEYESLLKLSPEKELELLLEKY from the coding sequence ATGAATGAAATAAAAAGCAAATTATTGAATTCAAAAACTCAGTTTATACGTGTCTTATGGTGTGATAATGCTAATATTATCCGGGCTAAGGCCTTGCATATAAACACTCTGAAAAATATGAATTCAGATAGTGAACTTTCAGTTGGAATTTCTCGTGCCCAGCAGGGTGTTCCTGTGATTTATGATGGTGTAGTGGATGGTTCTGGCCTGGATCCAGTGGGTGAAATAACATTAAAAGGAGATTTATCTACTTTAACTAATATACCATATGCTCCAGGACATTCCAGAGTTATAGGGGATATGGTCAAAAATGGCGAAGTTTGGGATAATTGTCCACGCGGATTTCTCAAAAGGATGATTTCTGATGCTCAAGAGGAGGGCTTAAAAATTAAATCTGCCTTTGAAAACGAATTTTACCTCCTTAAAACAGGTGAAAATTATAAAGATTATGAACCATCGGATTTTACTCCTTTTGCTTCAACTTATTCCATGGATCAAAGATTAGATGTTATTGGTGAAATTGTTAAATCTTTAATTGCCCAGAACATCAATGTGGAACAATATTATCCTGAATCGGGTCCAGGACAGCATGAAATAACTATTGGATATGATAATGTCCTTCAATCTGCCGATAACCAAATTGTATTTCGGGAAACTATAAAAGCCATATCTCTGAAATATGGGCTTCTAGCATCTTTTCTACCTAACATATTTCCCAATGCTGCAAGCAGTGGTTGTCACATTCATTTTAGTCTGTGGAAAGATCAGAATAATATTTTACACGACTCTGAAGATAAATATGGCCTTTCTAAAGTATCCCAGCAGTTCATTGCGGGAATATTGCACCATCTGCCAGCATTAATGGCCATTACCACACCCATACCAAGATCCTATCTTAGAATCCGTCCAAAGATGTGGGCTGGGGCCTTCCGAGTTTGGGGTTTTAACAACCGCGAGGCAGCCATCAGAGTCATAAGAGAAGATAATGGAAATATTTTACACTTTGAATTGAAAACGGTCGATGCTTCATCCAATCCTTACCTGGCACTCGGTGTGGTTATTGCTGCGGGAATGGATGGTATCCGAAAAGATATGGAACTAACAAAACCTGTTCAAATAGATCCAAGCATATTATCTTCTGATGAAAGAAATGAATTGGGTATTGAACCACTTCCAGATAATATGGGTGAAACACTGGATAATTTAGGAAAAAATGATGTATTATTAAATGCTATGGGTAAAGAACTTTCAAAATCCTACTTAGCTGTTAAAAATGTTGAATATGAGTCATTACTCAAGTTATCACCTGAAAAAGAATTGGAGTTACTCCTGGAGAAGTATTGA
- a CDS encoding winged helix-turn-helix domain-containing protein, whose amino-acid sequence MKKVLWWLILGTRGGINRAKIIKKLNERPYNAHQLAELLDVNYRTIRHHMKILEDSAVVQSSGAKYGKMYFLSEKMENNYNEFEAVWNQIKEAEK is encoded by the coding sequence ATGAAAAAAGTGCTCTGGTGGTTAATTCTTGGTACAAGAGGTGGAATTAATCGTGCCAAGATAATTAAAAAATTAAATGAACGACCATATAACGCACATCAGCTTGCTGAGTTATTAGATGTTAATTATCGAACTATAAGACATCATATGAAAATTTTAGAGGACAGTGCAGTTGTCCAATCATCAGGGGCCAAATATGGTAAAATGTATTTCCTCTCTGAGAAAATGGAAAACAATTATAATGAATTTGAAGCAGTTTGGAATCAAATAAAAGAAGCTGAAAAATAA
- a CDS encoding DUF134 domain-containing protein: MSRPRRIRKIRDEPKIRCFKPDSDNIGSVDPIEINLDEFESIRLRDYHDIQQKMSAEMMGISQPTFHRTLSSARKKIAKALIEGNTIIITGDEFMTGKNNYKCNVCEFEWNSPNKLYDKCPDCKSEDITLTKEEIISKNEDNSIVQRRSYGGPGLGAGPPKVCKCPNCGYESPKIRAVPCRNTKCPECETLLCGADKS, translated from the coding sequence ATGTCCAGGCCTAGAAGAATTAGGAAAATAAGGGATGAACCTAAAATTCGTTGTTTTAAACCAGACAGTGATAATATTGGCTCAGTTGATCCAATAGAAATTAATCTAGATGAATTTGAATCAATAAGATTGAGAGATTATCACGATATTCAACAAAAAATGTCGGCAGAGATGATGGGTATATCCCAACCAACATTTCACAGAACATTATCCTCCGCGCGGAAAAAAATAGCTAAGGCCTTAATTGAGGGAAATACGATAATTATCACAGGGGATGAATTCATGACAGGAAAAAATAATTATAAATGCAATGTTTGTGAATTTGAATGGAATAGTCCTAATAAATTGTATGATAAATGTCCCGATTGTAAATCAGAAGATATTACGCTGACTAAAGAAGAAATAATATCAAAAAATGAAGATAATTCCATAGTTCAGCGAAGATCTTATGGTGGTCCGGGCTTGGGAGCTGGTCCCCCTAAAGTCTGTAAATGTCCAAATTGCGGATATGAATCTCCAAAAATACGTGCTGTGCCATGTAGAAATACTAAATGTCCTGAATGCGAAACACTACTTTGTGGTGCAGACAAATCCTGA
- a CDS encoding NifB/NifX family molybdenum-iron cluster-binding protein — protein MKIIIASNGRDLSSEVSPIFGRSHDFISFTLNDGEINDIIASENPVRSEKGAGSLASNYLADNDVDVLITGKLGNVSFHVLRNAGIKVYKSIPGTVEKNIEMFKEDKLMEISTLQGGFPK, from the coding sequence TTGAAAATTATAATAGCATCTAATGGACGGGATTTAAGCTCCGAAGTGAGCCCCATATTTGGAAGAAGCCATGATTTCATAAGTTTCACTTTGAATGATGGTGAAATAAATGATATCATTGCTAGTGAAAACCCGGTGCGATCCGAAAAAGGTGCTGGAAGCCTGGCATCAAATTATTTAGCAGATAATGATGTAGACGTGCTAATAACTGGAAAATTAGGAAATGTATCATTCCATGTTTTAAGAAATGCCGGAATAAAAGTTTATAAAAGCATACCTGGAACTGTGGAGAAAAATATCGAAATGTTTAAGGAAGACAAATTAATGGAAATAAGTACATTACAAGGTGGTTTTCCAAAATAA
- the atwA gene encoding methyl coenzyme M reductase system, component A2 — MTFIEIKNVNKSFNDIKTLVNINLTIEEGSVIGILGKSGSGKSVLINMLRGMKGYQPDDGQITYNIALCADCLRVEPPSMENKKCQCGGQFKAKSVDFWNCERPLFAAIRRRISIMLQRTFALYEDDTVIDNVLKAIDTSDEENIPKAIELIETAQMTHRITHIARDLSGGEKQRVVLARQMAKEPMLFLADEPTGTLDPQTAELLHEALLEGVKNKGETMVVSSHWPEVMKKLSDYVIWLDNGKIIDAGNPETVVQRFMDTVPLPDKKTNTSIGEPIIKLDNVKKHYYSIERGVVKAVDGVDLVVNESEIYGIVGLSGAGKTTLSRILCGLTEPSSGDINVKLGENWIDMTQKGPLGRGRITPYIGLLHQEYSLYPHKNIIQNLTDSISLELPAEFGKIKALHVLHAVGFSENYAQSMLNKYPDELSGGERHRVALAQVLIKEPKIIVLDEPTGTMDPITRVQLTDSIIKARKELNQTFLIISHDMDFVIDVCDVASLMRGGKILKTGHPQDIIKDLTIKEKEKMLKND, encoded by the coding sequence TTGACTTTTATTGAAATAAAGAATGTTAATAAATCTTTCAATGACATTAAAACTCTGGTAAATATTAACCTGACCATTGAAGAAGGATCAGTAATAGGAATTCTAGGAAAAAGTGGTTCTGGGAAATCAGTTCTAATAAATATGCTGCGCGGAATGAAAGGTTACCAGCCAGATGATGGTCAAATAACCTATAATATTGCTTTATGTGCAGATTGTTTAAGGGTAGAACCACCATCCATGGAAAACAAAAAATGCCAATGTGGTGGACAATTTAAAGCCAAAAGTGTTGATTTTTGGAACTGTGAAAGGCCACTATTTGCGGCTATAAGACGCCGAATATCAATCATGCTCCAGCGAACCTTTGCATTATATGAAGACGATACCGTCATAGACAATGTCTTAAAGGCAATTGATACATCAGATGAAGAAAACATTCCTAAGGCCATAGAACTGATTGAAACAGCCCAGATGACTCACCGAATAACTCATATAGCTCGTGATTTAAGTGGTGGGGAAAAACAAAGAGTTGTTCTAGCCAGGCAAATGGCCAAAGAACCTATGCTATTTTTAGCAGATGAACCAACAGGAACATTGGATCCCCAAACAGCAGAATTATTGCACGAAGCACTTCTAGAAGGCGTAAAAAACAAAGGGGAAACTATGGTCGTTTCTTCTCACTGGCCGGAAGTTATGAAAAAACTATCAGATTATGTAATATGGCTAGATAACGGCAAAATAATAGATGCTGGAAATCCAGAAACTGTTGTTCAAAGATTCATGGATACCGTACCATTACCTGATAAAAAAACGAACACTAGTATTGGTGAGCCTATTATAAAACTGGATAATGTGAAAAAACATTATTATTCCATTGAAAGAGGAGTAGTTAAGGCCGTGGATGGAGTGGATCTGGTAGTAAATGAAAGTGAAATATACGGTATTGTGGGATTAAGTGGAGCCGGTAAAACCACACTTTCCAGAATCCTTTGTGGCCTAACTGAACCTAGTTCAGGAGATATAAATGTTAAACTAGGTGAAAATTGGATTGATATGACTCAAAAGGGACCATTGGGAAGAGGAAGAATAACTCCATATATTGGACTACTTCACCAAGAATACAGTCTTTATCCTCACAAAAATATAATTCAAAACCTTACAGACTCCATTAGTTTGGAATTGCCTGCAGAATTTGGTAAAATAAAAGCTTTACATGTTCTCCATGCAGTAGGGTTTTCAGAAAATTATGCCCAATCTATGTTAAACAAGTATCCCGATGAGTTGAGTGGTGGGGAGCGACACCGAGTAGCACTGGCCCAGGTTTTGATAAAAGAACCTAAAATTATTGTACTTGACGAACCAACCGGTACCATGGACCCTATTACTAGAGTTCAGCTAACAGATTCTATTATTAAAGCAAGAAAAGAGTTAAACCAGACATTTCTAATTATATCTCACGATATGGATTTTGTAATTGATGTCTGTGATGTAGCTTCCCTAATGAGGGGAGGAAAAATTCTAAAAACTGGCCACCCCCAAGATATTATTAAAGATTTAACCATTAAAGAAAAAGAAAAAATGTTAAAAAATGATTGA
- a CDS encoding ABC transporter permease, producing the protein MNYLGLILKNPFRNKTRSALAIVGIAIGIATIVALGLVTSGLQASTETTLKAGSAEITVTKTGSNSFQSTGGSIDESKANDLLKISGVKQTAGILKANANISGASMGPGGGFTVNGIEKSKLSLVGVSSVNGSVFNENANEIILGKTAADSLNKSVGDSIDIFGVKFKITGIFETGNFMSDAGAYVSLSKLQNLTSNDNKITAISVKVTDNANVTEVSNRIADKYPNELTTSTAADQANRVNDALGYIDTATWAISLLAILIGGVGVINTMIMSVYERTREIGVLKAVGWRSRRILGMILGESIVLTLVAGTVGTIVGIVGVNILLAYSASFGTMINPVYSLDLFLRAYGVAFLVGIIGGIYPAYRASKLAPTEALRYE; encoded by the coding sequence ATGAATTATTTAGGGTTAATATTAAAAAATCCATTTAGAAATAAAACCCGAAGCGCCTTGGCTATTGTGGGTATAGCTATTGGTATTGCCACCATTGTGGCTTTAGGACTGGTAACTAGCGGCCTCCAGGCATCCACTGAAACAACATTAAAAGCAGGTTCGGCTGAAATAACTGTTACCAAAACTGGTTCTAACAGTTTTCAATCAACCGGAGGCAGTATTGACGAATCTAAAGCCAATGATCTTTTGAAAATTAGTGGAGTCAAACAAACAGCAGGAATATTAAAGGCCAATGCCAATATCTCAGGTGCTTCAATGGGGCCCGGCGGTGGATTTACGGTGAATGGTATTGAAAAAAGTAAATTAAGTCTGGTGGGAGTAAGTAGTGTAAATGGATCAGTATTTAATGAAAATGCCAATGAAATAATTTTAGGAAAGACCGCAGCAGATAGTCTAAATAAATCTGTGGGAGACAGTATCGATATTTTTGGAGTGAAATTCAAGATTACTGGAATATTTGAAACTGGAAATTTCATGTCAGATGCGGGGGCTTATGTATCCTTAAGTAAACTACAGAATCTTACCAGTAATGATAATAAAATAACTGCTATATCCGTAAAAGTTACTGACAATGCCAATGTAACTGAAGTAAGTAACAGAATTGCAGATAAATATCCAAATGAATTAACAACATCGACCGCTGCTGATCAGGCAAATCGAGTAAATGATGCTTTAGGCTACATTGACACCGCCACCTGGGCAATTTCACTACTGGCCATACTCATTGGTGGGGTGGGAGTTATTAACACCATGATCATGTCAGTTTATGAACGAACCCGTGAAATCGGTGTTTTAAAAGCGGTAGGGTGGAGAAGTCGTAGAATATTAGGTATGATTTTAGGAGAATCCATTGTACTCACTTTAGTTGCTGGTACGGTAGGTACCATAGTCGGAATTGTGGGCGTAAATATTCTACTTGCATATTCTGCTAGTTTCGGTACTATGATTAACCCAGTTTATTCACTTGACCTATTTTTAAGAGCCTATGGAGTAGCATTCTTGGTAGGTATCATTGGTGGAATATATCCTGCCTACCGGGCATCAAAATTAGCACCAACTGAGGCGTTGCGCTATGAATAA